One Desulfovibrio sp. Fe33 DNA segment encodes these proteins:
- a CDS encoding GGDEF domain-containing protein produces MPTDKKINFPEPALASELSSLQKELCEHYNECTAPLDQAVWIFRLLNGMSPEDWDAFAAEHDLGQWLSLPIDSDAYPNLKRFQETLEKLAYQTDHDPLTGLANRRAFDRILDIEIERSKRARTPLSLAIFDLDDFKSVNDTYGHSKGDEVLRAFAGHLKATTRRYDLAARFGGEEFALVMAGSGVVRAQQMLDRLLGEFRQLEFTAPDGSETFNVTCSIGLTCYKGSVNITDKELIEMADGALYDAKAAGKDQIRVSRLPFADNVPNDTLVHANEKQFLFGGK; encoded by the coding sequence ATGCCCACGGACAAAAAGATTAACTTCCCCGAGCCGGCGCTCGCTTCGGAACTCTCTTCGCTCCAGAAGGAGCTGTGCGAGCATTACAACGAGTGCACCGCGCCTCTCGACCAGGCTGTCTGGATCTTCCGGCTCCTCAATGGAATGTCGCCCGAGGATTGGGACGCCTTTGCCGCCGAACACGACCTCGGGCAATGGCTCTCGCTGCCCATCGACAGCGATGCCTACCCGAATCTCAAGCGCTTCCAGGAAACCCTGGAAAAACTGGCCTACCAGACCGATCACGATCCCCTCACGGGACTGGCCAACCGTCGTGCCTTCGACCGTATTCTGGATATCGAGATCGAACGGTCCAAACGTGCGCGCACCCCGCTTTCGCTGGCCATTTTCGATCTGGACGACTTCAAGAGCGTCAACGACACCTACGGGCACTCCAAGGGCGACGAGGTTCTCCGCGCATTTGCAGGGCATCTCAAGGCAACCACCCGACGCTACGACCTGGCCGCCAGGTTCGGTGGCGAAGAGTTCGCCCTGGTCATGGCCGGGTCCGGTGTGGTCCGGGCGCAACAGATGCTCGACCGCCTGCTCGGCGAGTTCAGGCAACTGGAATTCACCGCTCCGGATGGCAGCGAGACCTTCAACGTCACTTGCTCCATCGGTCTCACCTGCTACAAGGGGAGCGTGAATATCACTGACAAGGAACTGATCGAAATGGCGGATGGCGCCCTCTACGACGCCAAAGCCGCTGGCAAGGATCAAATCAGGGTATCCAGACTCCCCTTTGCGGACAATGTCCCCAACGACACCCTGGTTCACGCCAACGAAAAGCAGTTCCTGTTCGGCGGGAAATAA
- the lnt gene encoding apolipoprotein N-acyltransferase, which translates to MLKLVLLATVGAWIGFANPLFHFPLAALAFPLGLAWIGLRATSGGRSFRYGWLAGTLAATGCFYWMVIPVQIYGGLPWFVALPCPVLLAAFIGLYFGLFSYGIHHAGKLIDGIPLCLLAGFAWSSMEMLMGSLFSGFPWMTLSSAFASWPFAVQGASLVGAFGLSGVFAALATAILLCSTYRSSLWLAVGLAAFISGFGFYRTATFNVGNRDYMVSMVQGNVDQGEKWVPSYQAETIKKYGKLSIEAITAEHPEVVIWPETAMPFYLQEQTPHRKAVEILARETGTPIIAGSPAYRVTDTKTNAYVLYNRAWLMDSTGRTTQYYDKEHLVPFGEYMPFEKWVPFEKLVQAAGNFQAGENNRPLKLNGVALGMLICYEAIFPELAQQQVERGANVLVNISNDAWFGNTSAPGQHLDLATMRAVEQGRWLARCTNTGISAFIDPVGRRAAQAEQFRAENLSMKIAALSANTVYHAVSRRLEIFVYVMTVAAFGFIAYAARRNKGITE; encoded by the coding sequence GCCTGGATAGGGTTGCGGGCCACCTCCGGCGGGCGCAGCTTCCGATACGGCTGGCTGGCGGGAACGCTCGCCGCCACGGGTTGCTTCTACTGGATGGTCATTCCGGTACAGATATACGGAGGCCTCCCGTGGTTTGTGGCCCTGCCCTGCCCGGTTCTTCTGGCCGCGTTTATCGGCCTGTATTTCGGACTTTTCTCCTATGGCATCCATCACGCGGGGAAGCTCATCGACGGCATTCCCCTTTGCCTCCTGGCCGGATTCGCCTGGTCAAGCATGGAAATGCTCATGGGCAGCCTGTTTTCCGGCTTTCCCTGGATGACACTGTCCTCGGCCTTCGCGTCCTGGCCTTTTGCCGTGCAGGGAGCATCGCTTGTCGGAGCTTTCGGCCTGTCCGGCGTGTTCGCCGCCTTGGCCACGGCCATCCTGCTCTGTTCGACATACCGCAGTTCTCTCTGGCTGGCCGTGGGCCTGGCCGCCTTCATCTCGGGCTTCGGTTTCTACCGGACCGCCACCTTCAATGTCGGCAACCGCGACTACATGGTCAGCATGGTGCAGGGCAATGTTGACCAGGGAGAAAAGTGGGTTCCCTCCTACCAGGCGGAAACTATCAAAAAATACGGTAAGCTGAGCATCGAGGCCATCACTGCCGAACACCCAGAGGTCGTTATCTGGCCTGAAACGGCCATGCCCTTCTATCTTCAGGAGCAGACTCCCCATCGCAAGGCGGTTGAAATCCTGGCCCGCGAGACCGGAACTCCGATCATCGCAGGCTCGCCCGCCTATCGCGTGACCGACACGAAAACCAACGCCTACGTTCTCTACAATCGCGCCTGGCTCATGGATTCGACAGGGCGAACCACACAGTATTACGACAAGGAGCATTTGGTCCCGTTCGGCGAATACATGCCTTTCGAGAAATGGGTGCCCTTCGAAAAGCTGGTCCAGGCAGCGGGCAATTTCCAGGCGGGCGAGAACAACAGGCCGCTCAAACTCAACGGCGTTGCGCTGGGGATGCTCATCTGCTATGAAGCCATCTTCCCGGAGCTGGCCCAGCAACAGGTGGAGCGCGGTGCAAACGTGCTGGTGAACATCAGCAACGACGCCTGGTTCGGCAACACATCCGCTCCCGGGCAGCACCTCGACTTGGCGACCATGCGGGCCGTGGAGCAGGGACGCTGGCTGGCGCGCTGCACCAACACCGGAATCTCCGCCTTCATCGATCCGGTGGGACGCAGGGCCGCGCAGGCCGAACAGTTCCGGGCGGAAAACCTCAGCATGAAAATCGCTGCCCTCTCGGCGAATACCGTGTATCATGCCGTCAGCCGCAGGCTGGAGATATTCGTGTACGTCATGACCGTGGCCGCCTTCGGCTTTATCGCCTATGCTGCCAGACGAAATAAAGGAATCACTGAATAA
- the prfB gene encoding peptide chain release factor 2 (programmed frameshift): MLEYPELKAASADLIEQYESLWGRLDYAETKTRLDEIEKEISKPGAWDNPEALTPLLKEKSQLSSKLEMYNRLSEAKDDLDAWLELAHENPEEESLAALNQQVGLLRERLSGTELATMFAFEHDKGDAILEIHPGAGGVESQDWVEMLLRMYNRYAERKGFKVTQLDYQAGDEAGVKSVTLQIEGLFAYGLLKGETGVHRLIRISPFDSSGRRHTSFASVDVYPDMDDDIEIEVRDEDLRIDTFRSSGPGGQSVNKTSSAVRITHIPTGIVAQCQNEKSQHRNKATALRLVKARLYEQELKKIEESRRQDYQSKGAIAWGSQIRTYTLQPYRLIKDHRSNCESGNVDAFLDGDLDEMIRNYLLFIHAHGQKD; encoded by the exons ATGTTGGAATATCCCGAACTCAAAGCCGCCTCCGCGGATCTCATCGAACAATACGAATCCCTTTGGGGGCGTCTT GACTATGCCGAGACCAAAACGCGGCTCGACGAGATAGAAAAAGAGATCTCCAAGCCCGGGGCCTGGGACAACCCCGAAGCGCTCACTCCGCTGCTCAAGGAAAAGAGCCAGCTTTCTTCCAAGCTCGAAATGTATAACAGATTGTCCGAAGCAAAGGACGACCTGGACGCATGGCTCGAACTTGCCCACGAAAATCCTGAGGAAGAATCCCTGGCCGCCCTGAATCAGCAGGTCGGCCTGCTCAGGGAGCGGCTGTCCGGCACTGAATTGGCGACCATGTTCGCTTTCGAGCACGACAAGGGCGACGCCATCCTCGAAATCCATCCCGGCGCGGGCGGCGTCGAATCCCAGGACTGGGTCGAAATGCTCCTGCGCATGTACAACCGCTACGCCGAACGCAAGGGATTCAAGGTCACGCAACTCGACTACCAGGCGGGCGACGAAGCGGGCGTCAAGTCCGTGACCCTTCAAATCGAAGGACTGTTCGCCTACGGTTTGCTCAAAGGCGAAACCGGCGTCCATCGGCTCATCCGCATTTCCCCCTTCGATTCTTCGGGCAGGCGGCATACCTCCTTCGCTTCGGTCGACGTCTATCCCGACATGGATGACGACATCGAAATCGAAGTCCGGGACGAGGACCTGCGCATCGACACATTCCGATCGAGCGGCCCCGGCGGCCAGTCGGTGAACAAGACCAGCTCGGCCGTGCGCATCACGCACATCCCCACGGGCATCGTGGCCCAGTGCCAAAACGAAAAGTCCCAGCACCGCAACAAGGCCACCGCTTTGCGCCTGGTGAAGGCCCGCCTGTACGAACAGGAGCTCAAGAAGATCGAAGAAAGCCGCAGGCAGGACTACCAGTCCAAGGGAGCCATCGCCTGGGGAAGCCAGATACGGACGTACACGCTGCAACCGTATCGCCTGATAAAGGACCACCGATCCAACTGCGAAAGCGGCAACGTGGACGCCTTTTTGGATGGGGATCTGGACGAAATGATCAGAAACTACCTATTATTCATCCATGCCCACGGACAAAAAGATTAA